In Emcibacteraceae bacterium, a single window of DNA contains:
- the upp gene encoding uracil phosphoribosyltransferase, protein MSQPIVIDHPLIQHKLTLMRKKETPPSLFRELLREISFLLGYEVTRHLPLHNIDIETPVAKTSKPTLAGRRMCIHSILRAGDGLMKGLLDLNPTAKVGHIGLYRSHEDLHAVEYYFKVPPHLDERFNLVVDPMLATGNSAIAALDRIKQAGAKDITFLCLLCAPEGVKAMKAAHPDVPIYTASIDERLNEKSYIVPGLGDAGDRIFGTL, encoded by the coding sequence ATGAGCCAGCCAATTGTCATCGATCATCCTTTGATCCAGCATAAACTGACCCTCATGCGGAAAAAGGAAACGCCGCCTTCTCTCTTTCGTGAACTGCTTCGGGAAATAAGTTTTCTGCTCGGTTATGAAGTCACACGCCATTTACCGCTTCATAATATTGATATTGAAACACCGGTGGCAAAAACATCAAAACCGACGCTGGCCGGACGCAGGATGTGCATTCATTCAATTTTACGGGCCGGGGATGGTCTGATGAAAGGGCTGCTTGATCTGAACCCGACGGCAAAGGTCGGCCATATCGGCCTATACCGAAGCCATGAAGATCTGCACGCGGTTGAATATTATTTTAAGGTTCCCCCCCATCTTGATGAACGCTTTAATCTGGTGGTGGACCCAATGCTGGCGACCGGCAATTCGGCCATTGCCGCCCTTGACCGGATCAAACAAGCCGGGGCAAAAGATATCACTTTCCTCTGCCTTCTCTGTGCGCCGGAGGGGGTAAAGGCGATGAAAGCCGCCCATCCCGATGTGCCGATCTACACGGCATCAATTGATGAGCGGTTAAATGAAAAAAGCTATATTGTTCCGGGGCTTGGCGATGCAGGTGACAGGATTTTTGGCACGCTTTAA
- a CDS encoding SDR family NAD(P)-dependent oxidoreductase: MTKQALVTGGNRGLGLEVCKALAAQGIKILLGCRDIMDGRKIAASIPGDVEAVYIDLSHSSKLRAQAKAVLRDHGPIDILVNNGAILKNGSILDAKETDFYDSVQVNLIAAFDLIQIILPDMVERGYGRIVNVTSDWGSFADGLTGPVSYSVTKAALNALTMNMARSMPKNVKVNSVHPGWLKTEMGGSDAPLTAADGAETVVWLATLPDDGPSGGFFHLKSKKAW; the protein is encoded by the coding sequence ATGACGAAACAGGCGCTTGTCACCGGTGGTAACAGAGGATTAGGACTTGAGGTCTGCAAAGCCCTGGCCGCACAGGGCATAAAAATATTGCTGGGATGCCGGGATATTATGGACGGTCGAAAAATTGCCGCCAGCATCCCCGGTGACGTGGAAGCCGTCTATATTGATCTTTCTCATTCCAGCAAGCTAAGGGCCCAGGCAAAAGCGGTGCTTCGGGACCATGGGCCGATTGATATTCTGGTCAATAACGGTGCAATCCTAAAAAACGGGTCTATTTTGGATGCTAAAGAAACGGATTTTTATGACAGTGTTCAGGTGAACCTGATTGCCGCATTTGACCTTATCCAGATCATCTTGCCGGATATGGTGGAACGGGGATATGGCCGCATTGTCAATGTAACATCGGACTGGGGGTCCTTTGCGGACGGGCTGACCGGGCCTGTTTCCTATTCGGTGACCAAAGCGGCCCTTAATGCGCTGACCATGAATATGGCCCGTTCAATGCCAAAGAATGTCAAGGTCAATTCGGTCCATCCCGGATGGCTCAAAACTGAAATGGGCGGGTCCGATGCGCCGCTCACTGCCGCTGATGGGGCGGAAACCGTGGTCTGGCTGGCGACATTGCCGGATGATGGCCCGAGTGGCGGCTTTTTTCATTTAAAATCCAAAAAAGCGTGGTAG
- a CDS encoding flavodoxin family protein — MTKRTKILIIDGSYRDDGITDQAVEEMSRALTQLGADAETIMLRDHPIHFCLNCRECMQKPGPSPEPCVQQDAMEMIVRKIEEADGYVLAAPTNLGSITAIFKRFMERLAVYAYWPWGAHGPKFRKEKETRKKAVLITSSAAPGFLARWFYGTTGQLKYTAKIIGADPVGILNSGLIAGHRDKTLPDSTLSKIRSYAEKLVI, encoded by the coding sequence ATGACAAAAAGGACAAAAATATTAATCATTGACGGCTCCTACCGGGATGATGGCATTACCGATCAGGCCGTGGAGGAAATGAGCCGTGCCCTGACGCAGCTTGGTGCCGATGCAGAAACCATTATGCTGAGGGATCACCCTATTCATTTTTGCCTGAATTGCCGCGAATGTATGCAAAAACCAGGCCCATCACCCGAACCCTGTGTCCAGCAGGACGCCATGGAAATGATTGTCCGGAAAATTGAAGAAGCGGATGGCTATGTCCTTGCGGCACCAACCAATCTTGGGTCCATCACCGCCATATTCAAGCGTTTTATGGAACGTCTTGCCGTTTATGCATATTGGCCGTGGGGAGCACATGGACCAAAATTCAGAAAAGAAAAAGAAACCAGAAAAAAGGCTGTTTTAATCACCTCCTCCGCGGCACCTGGTTTCCTTGCCCGCTGGTTTTACGGCACAACCGGCCAGCTTAAATATACGGCAAAAATAATCGGTGCCGATCCGGTTGGAATATTAAACAGCGGCCTTATTGCCGGCCACCGTGACAAAACCCTGCCCGACAGTACTCTTTCAAAAATCAGATCATATGCCGAAAAGCTTGTCATTTAA
- a CDS encoding FtsX-like permease family protein, which yields MLITNYITSAWRNILRHKLFSIINIMGLAIGLAAVMLIALYVRYETSYDNFWKNSGNIYRIHNRMDVPGKDPQYYNGVTPLLAEAIKKNFPEIDEVARLVDIKETIIIDHNNFELSLALVDPDILNIFDFKTVYGDLNYALNDKSSLVLDQSQAKKFFGDTNPVGKSVTIKFFDHIKDYKISAVIQDPPENTVMQVHGMVVLAEEDYKVNLWSAWYDNFTQTFVTISNKSDVQKIDDNLPQFIDNNYPALSFGPPGTKPSTAVHLSLMNVENLHFDARGDYETVPRGNKNNVIVFTLVALLILIIAAINFMNLTTARASQRAKEVSLRKVMGAKRENLMVQFLSEALLIALFALVIAFMFVEISLPFYSKFIGINLTLDYFSFDILCVLIFTMGIGLAGGIYPSFILSNFRPANILHSNKSNDTHGSIRFRTLLVAIQFTISITLFVSTAVIFSQIIYVNNMNIGYERENLLSIEGDNLEKLNENIEIIINRFNKIKGVSNVTYTANFKPGTKFTFTQTRPLRAKSSDVIDPVLMTSRSVGYDFLKTFGIPLITGRDFDRNHRDQRPTNEQLEAGERYTASIILNKSAVRRLGLGTPEQAIGKMLYMNVGSVSDDGGQKKLETELSVIGVIDDVHLTDLRSEVLPEFYQLTADQPLYVILRYSGDPMDVVNQARNIWREQMPGVSFGFNFATDSFAQQYAEEQNQMIMFAAFSGLAIFIACLGLFGLASFTAERRTKEIGIRKVFGAEVWQIVKLLVWQFSKPVLIANIIAWPIAYLAMSRWLESFVYRIDDMVIIALCLMAGLTALLIAWATVAGNSYAVARQNPIKALRYE from the coding sequence ATGCTGATCACCAATTACATAACATCGGCCTGGCGCAATATTCTGCGGCACAAGCTTTTTTCCATCATCAATATTATGGGTCTGGCGATCGGCCTCGCCGCCGTCATGCTGATCGCCCTTTATGTGCGCTACGAGACCAGCTACGACAACTTCTGGAAAAATTCGGGTAATATATACCGGATTCACAACAGGATGGATGTTCCGGGAAAGGATCCACAATATTATAACGGCGTAACCCCATTGCTTGCTGAGGCCATTAAAAAAAATTTCCCTGAAATTGACGAAGTTGCCCGACTGGTTGATATCAAGGAAACGATTATCATAGATCATAATAATTTTGAACTTTCTCTTGCCCTTGTTGATCCTGACATACTTAATATTTTTGATTTTAAGACCGTTTATGGAGATTTAAATTATGCCTTAAATGATAAAAGCAGTCTGGTGCTGGACCAAAGCCAGGCAAAAAAATTCTTTGGCGATACTAATCCTGTTGGAAAATCGGTTACCATTAAATTTTTTGATCATATTAAAGATTATAAAATTTCCGCTGTGATACAGGACCCGCCGGAAAATACGGTTATGCAAGTTCATGGAATGGTCGTATTGGCGGAGGAAGACTACAAGGTCAATTTATGGTCTGCCTGGTATGATAATTTCACACAGACTTTTGTCACAATTTCCAATAAATCAGATGTTCAAAAAATTGATGACAATCTGCCTCAATTTATTGACAATAATTATCCCGCCTTATCCTTTGGCCCCCCTGGAACAAAACCCAGCACTGCTGTCCATTTATCGCTGATGAATGTAGAAAATCTGCACTTTGATGCCCGTGGTGATTATGAAACAGTTCCCAGAGGGAATAAAAACAATGTTATCGTGTTCACACTTGTCGCACTTCTCATCCTTATCATTGCAGCGATTAATTTCATGAACTTAACCACCGCACGCGCAAGCCAGCGGGCCAAAGAAGTAAGTTTACGAAAAGTCATGGGTGCTAAACGTGAAAATCTTATGGTTCAGTTTTTAAGTGAAGCTTTGTTGATTGCGCTATTTGCGCTTGTCATTGCTTTCATGTTTGTTGAAATATCACTGCCTTTTTATAGTAAATTTATCGGCATTAACCTGACCCTTGATTATTTTTCATTTGATATTTTATGCGTCCTCATCTTCACAATGGGTATTGGACTTGCCGGAGGGATTTATCCATCATTTATCTTATCAAATTTTCGCCCCGCAAATATATTACATTCGAATAAATCCAATGACACACATGGATCAATCCGGTTTCGAACCCTATTGGTGGCTATTCAGTTTACTATTTCAATCACACTATTTGTATCAACGGCCGTCATTTTCAGCCAAATCATTTATGTCAATAATATGAACATCGGATATGAGAGAGAAAATTTACTCTCAATTGAGGGCGATAACCTTGAAAAGCTTAACGAAAACATTGAGATAATCATCAATCGTTTTAATAAAATCAAAGGCGTTTCCAATGTAACCTACACTGCTAATTTTAAACCGGGAACAAAGTTTACCTTTACGCAAACGAGGCCCTTGCGAGCAAAAAGTTCAGACGTAATTGACCCGGTATTGATGACATCCCGAAGTGTCGGATATGACTTTTTAAAGACTTTTGGCATCCCCTTGATTACCGGGCGTGACTTTGACCGAAACCACAGGGATCAAAGACCAACAAACGAACAGCTTGAGGCAGGAGAAAGATATACAGCATCCATTATCCTTAATAAATCTGCTGTCCGTCGTCTTGGTCTTGGCACACCGGAACAGGCAATAGGAAAAATGCTTTATATGAATGTGGGTTCAGTCAGTGATGATGGTGGTCAGAAAAAACTGGAGACAGAATTAAGCGTTATAGGTGTCATAGATGATGTGCATCTTACAGATTTAAGATCTGAAGTGCTCCCGGAATTTTATCAGCTGACCGCAGATCAACCGCTTTATGTCATTCTTCGTTATTCCGGTGACCCAATGGATGTCGTTAATCAGGCAAGAAATATATGGCGAGAACAGATGCCCGGTGTTTCCTTTGGGTTTAACTTTGCAACGGATTCTTTTGCGCAGCAATATGCCGAAGAACAAAACCAGATGATTATGTTCGCGGCTTTTTCCGGTCTTGCCATTTTCATTGCCTGTCTGGGGTTGTTTGGCCTGGCGAGTTTTACCGCGGAGCGGCGGACCAAGGAAATTGGTATCCGAAAAGTGTTCGGGGCAGAAGTCTGGCAGATTGTGAAATTATTGGTTTGGCAGTTTAGCAAACCCGTGCTGATTGCTAATATTATTGCCTGGCCAATTGCCTATCTTGCCATGAGCCGCTGGCTGGAAAGCTTCGTATACCGCATTGACGATATGGTGATTATTGCGCTTTGCCTGATGGCCGGGCTTACCGCCCTGCTTATCGCCTGGGCCACCGTCGCCGGGAACAGTTATGCCGTCGCCAGACAAAACCCGATCAAGGCACTCAGATATGAATAA
- a CDS encoding GNAT family N-acetyltransferase, with the protein MISTRLVNDKDLGPTTIKRITDLINQVYADAESDLWKAGMANRTNNEEVENFIREKMLIIAEKDGYIVGVCKISIESDEIGEFGMLAADPAMRGIGIGRKLVNAAESWARHTGFKTMRLELLTPRHWKNDSKEFLKVWYDRLGYKPSYTLPFEELFAHRINDFATDCDFTVWLKKL; encoded by the coding sequence ATGATCAGCACCAGACTTGTTAATGATAAGGACCTTGGCCCCACAACCATAAAACGGATCACCGATCTGATTAATCAGGTTTATGCCGATGCTGAATCCGATCTTTGGAAAGCGGGAATGGCGAACCGGACCAACAATGAAGAAGTTGAAAATTTTATTCGGGAAAAGATGCTTATTATCGCAGAAAAAGATGGCTATATTGTCGGCGTCTGCAAAATCAGTATTGAGAGCGATGAAATTGGGGAATTTGGCATGCTGGCAGCGGACCCTGCCATGCGCGGAATCGGTATCGGTCGCAAGCTGGTCAATGCAGCGGAAAGCTGGGCCCGCCACACAGGATTTAAGACCATGAGATTAGAGCTATTGACCCCACGCCACTGGAAAAATGACAGCAAGGAATTCCTGAAAGTCTGGTATGACCGGCTTGGATATAAACCGTCTTATACTCTACCCTTTGAGGAACTGTTTGCCCACCGTATCAATGATTTTGCCACCGATTGTGATTTTACCGTCTGGCTTAAAAAATTATGA
- a CDS encoding transporter substrate-binding domain-containing protein, whose protein sequence is MIILLMNILSLSAYSQSVPETPKLTIEESEWIKAHPTIRAANISQYVPFNFSRDGEARGFSVDILKLTAEKVGLNVSFAEPATWPEALEKIKNNEIDVFHSISEDFTRDQFLNFTSPYIESYATIYGHVGMAQIQSAQDLKGKKIGVVRGSIYANYYTKNYSDLTLIEYPDSVSVVMALANNDVDLITASSVTVDYYIAQNFISGLKNLSTENFIKEFENEQLRLASRKDQPILRDILDKGIKAISNNELEAIANKWQIPLSSQQTINLSPQERAWLSAHPVINVSTDPQLEPIEFINKDGKIDGIAGDFLDLIAHKLNVTFKWSGTKNFSEGIERTLSGETHIISAIAPTPEREKEFFLTSNYLSANHMIFARDDAAIFGNIEGLAGKTLVQVKGYTVNQWINHDYPEIKKIEVDTIGEAIKMISAGKADAFISDILTTSHYISHNGFANIIVVGQTEFKGDTVMGISRRYLLLASAINKAMESITPMERNQISQKWQSLKLENGTDFTLVRNVSIIAVIILAAILIWNNRLRKEISRRRTVEKKLRQAQIIAENANAAKSAFLANMSHEIRTPLNAIIGFSEAMIAGIGGPLTSPKHREYLNDIKSSGEHLAVVIKDILDLSKIEAGKWVLNEKIFSLDESIKKSIKMLKQNSREKNVTITYDSKEKIDLIGDQNAVVRILINLLSNAVKFVDYDGLVEITTTRNKNGSVSVEIKDNGIGIPKDRLEMVLNPFEQIESNPELQVEGTGLGLSIVQKLIELHGGLFALDSEINVGTSATITFPAARICANAA, encoded by the coding sequence ATGATAATTTTATTGATGAATATTCTTTCGCTGTCTGCTTATTCACAGAGCGTGCCGGAGACACCAAAATTAACGATCGAGGAAAGTGAATGGATTAAAGCTCACCCGACGATCAGAGCCGCAAACATTTCCCAATATGTTCCGTTTAATTTTTCCCGGGACGGTGAAGCCAGAGGATTTTCCGTCGATATATTAAAGCTGACAGCTGAAAAAGTAGGCTTGAACGTCTCATTCGCTGAACCGGCAACCTGGCCGGAAGCACTTGAGAAAATTAAAAATAATGAGATAGATGTCTTTCACAGTATTTCCGAGGATTTCACACGCGATCAGTTTTTAAATTTTACATCCCCCTATATTGAATCCTATGCGACAATTTATGGACATGTGGGCATGGCACAAATCCAAAGCGCACAAGATCTTAAGGGTAAAAAAATCGGGGTTGTGCGCGGTTCAATATATGCCAATTATTACACAAAAAATTATTCTGATCTCACCCTTATTGAATATCCGGATTCAGTCAGTGTCGTAATGGCCCTTGCCAATAATGATGTTGATTTAATTACGGCTTCGTCGGTTACCGTTGACTATTATATAGCCCAGAATTTTATTTCCGGTTTAAAAAATCTCAGCACAGAAAATTTCATAAAAGAATTTGAAAATGAGCAGCTTCGCCTTGCCAGCCGTAAAGACCAGCCAATTTTAAGGGATATACTTGATAAAGGCATAAAAGCAATCAGCAATAACGAACTGGAGGCCATAGCGAATAAATGGCAGATTCCACTTTCCAGCCAGCAGACTATTAATTTATCGCCGCAGGAACGCGCCTGGCTTTCTGCTCATCCGGTTATAAATGTTTCAACAGACCCGCAGCTGGAACCTATTGAATTTATTAATAAAGATGGAAAAATTGATGGTATTGCCGGTGACTTTCTGGACTTAATAGCCCATAAATTGAATGTCACTTTTAAATGGTCCGGCACTAAAAATTTCAGCGAAGGGATTGAACGTACACTGTCCGGTGAAACCCATATAATCTCTGCTATTGCTCCTACCCCGGAACGGGAAAAAGAGTTTTTCCTGACCAGCAATTATCTCTCCGCCAATCATATGATTTTTGCCCGCGATGATGCCGCCATTTTTGGCAATATTGAGGGACTGGCCGGAAAAACTCTGGTACAGGTCAAGGGCTATACGGTTAATCAGTGGATTAACCACGACTATCCGGAAATTAAAAAAATAGAAGTCGATACAATCGGTGAAGCCATAAAAATGATTTCTGCCGGAAAGGCAGACGCCTTTATCTCTGATATTCTGACTACGTCACATTACATTTCCCATAATGGGTTTGCCAATATTATTGTCGTCGGCCAGACCGAATTCAAGGGAGACACGGTTATGGGCATAAGCAGAAGATATCTCCTGCTCGCCAGCGCCATTAACAAGGCTATGGAGTCCATAACGCCGATGGAAAGAAACCAGATTTCCCAAAAATGGCAGTCTCTTAAATTGGAAAACGGCACGGATTTTACACTGGTCAGGAATGTTTCTATAATCGCCGTCATCATTCTCGCGGCAATATTGATCTGGAACAACCGCCTGCGTAAGGAAATCAGCCGTCGGCGCACTGTTGAGAAAAAACTGCGTCAGGCACAGATCATCGCGGAAAATGCCAATGCCGCCAAATCGGCCTTTCTCGCCAATATGAGCCACGAAATAAGAACCCCCCTTAACGCCATAATCGGTTTTTCCGAAGCGATGATCGCCGGTATTGGCGGACCGCTTACTTCTCCAAAGCACAGGGAATATTTAAACGATATTAAATCAAGCGGTGAACATCTGGCCGTGGTCATAAAAGATATTCTTGATTTATCGAAAATTGAAGCCGGTAAATGGGTGCTCAATGAAAAGATTTTCTCGCTTGATGAAAGCATTAAAAAATCCATCAAAATGCTTAAACAGAATTCCCGGGAAAAAAATGTCACTATAACTTATGACAGCAAAGAAAAAATTGACCTGATCGGTGATCAGAATGCCGTTGTTCGTATTCTCATCAATCTCCTGTCAAATGCGGTTAAATTTGTTGATTATGACGGTCTGGTGGAAATTACCACCACAAGAAACAAAAACGGTTCTGTCTCCGTGGAAATTAAGGATAACGGAATTGGCATTCCCAAAGACAGGCTGGAAATGGTTTTAAACCCGTTTGAGCAGATTGAAAGCAATCCCGAACTTCAGGTTGAGGGAACCGGGCTTGGCCTATCCATCGTTCAGAAACTAATTGAACTTCATGGCGGGCTATTTGCCCTGGATAGTGAAATAAATGTCGGGACATCGGCCACCATCACCTTCCCGGCAGCCAGAATTTGCGCCAATGCGGCTTAA